The window tccttgatggaacagtaaaaagaatataataacttttgctgactaataatatgcgaacaacaatacagaaaaagaagagaggaaagttttgtccagaggggcgattttttttctttcctcatgaaccgacgctttgacattagtcttgcaaagggagagcctctgcagagagtacatgttacagatagtatataacagaaaggagatagtaaaagctaataaagcaaaactgtcttcttgaagtggtaagatgtcatcaggaggaaactggattctggtctggaaaactggattctggactctggtctggattctggactctggactctggtctggaaagctggatttcttctttaactgtttgaattgctgtatatttttttttttactaaaccttagcatagcattttgcaatcagtaacactttttaccaccatgtgtctggatcaaagtcaaatttagtatgtgttcatgacacctgaaaatgttatggaaaggttatcataccatatctcatggttccgagacagccagtgattgtgctaggccacaggtgaattcaactgagtgagataaaaagataagtaagttcagttaaattaggttaaattaggagggagagaggatgaatactggactgtgcctagtaattgtgctctacatagtcaccatcataagcaaaccatggacttatgtatacctgtctctccttttgttgcacatatattctctccagggcctgcatcagagttcacagcaagttagtctctgaaatgataagtttccatatttctgaaatctcattaatttcaccaaagacaatatgatggtaaaaatgtgtgctatgctgcataactgagaatatattagtgatatatacaataattccaaaccatacccagagtataatgacatataaataataaatgaatgtaaatagctgattatattagacattgttacataatcttcttttagacattattacataatcttcttttagcaagtagaccacatcatcttatacatgaattctctagtataacagtaatagatacttaaagtggtgattaattcatcaaaaagaaataagacttcaattagcaagattcaatattcaatagcatatacttaaaatgcctttgaaaagtcacttagtttacaaaatcgggtttttaaagaaaagcaaaagaaacaaaagtaaaaaaacaaaaaaacaaagcaaaacagttaaagaagaaatccagctttccagaccagagtccagagtccagaatccagaccagagtccagaatccagttttccagaccagaatccagtttcctcctgatgacatcttaccacttcaagaagacagttttgctttattagcttttactatctcctttctgttatatactatctgtaacatgtactctctgcagaggctctccctttgcaagactaatgtcaaagcgtcggttcatgaggaaagaaaaaaaatcgcccctctggacaaaactttcctctcttctttttctgtattgttgttcgcatattattagtcagcaaaagttattatattctttttactgttccatcaaggaaacattccatttcttgaggaagcaaaggggggaaatgtggtaaaatatgaaagtttttaacagtcggttaggataactgaaagacgccagtttttcaaggaccacccttttggggaggagatgaacagtccgcctgctgcgcatgtcagactgcctgccgggtacagtcagcctgctgcgcatgtcagactgcctgccgggtacagtccgcctgctgcgcatgtcagactgcctgccgggtacagtccgcctgctgcgcatgtcagactgcctgccgggttttttgacttccagggtggagagaaggagagtaggccttttttgcctgcttggcgggactcctggcggcgcggcacagacggtctccctcactccaaaggtggcctttttggtttggtgagtttttataagaaatatagactaagcctagatttaagacgatttctactgtatttctactttcctatccttctaatcaacaacaccttatatacaataaaggctctatctagaaaaccagaagcttcttccatttactagtctgggagataaattaagggaaaagttaagtaggggagatttatgatctaatatccaattttaaatttcacagtgacttgcccagggtcacacagctagtaagtgttaagtgtctgaggccggatttgaactcaggtactcctgactccagggccggtgctctatccactgcgccatctagctgcccccagacctacAATCTTAACCGCATAGAGAGATTCCCATGAGGAAACTATGAAAGCTAACCAGTAATGATTCTGGACTTAAGATGAGAAGGCGTCTGCACTGGATGGCTTCTGGGTTCATTCTAGTTCAAGACCTATGGTCTTGGGCCAAgcaaaatgaaggttaagtgacctcaccagggtcacaaagctcctGTGTGTCAGAAATGGGGCTTGCTCCACATCTGTTAACTCACTTTTATAGACCACAGAAAGGGGCCACTGCTGGCAGGTGTGTCCACCTTCCTCCTGAGCCTCAGCTGGCCAATCGTCAAGATTTCTGGGTATGCTTTTGGCAAGGCACCACTGGCCATACCCATGCTCCATGAGGAGATTTCTCCAAACGAAAGGCCCATGGCCTGTAAAAACTCAATCTAGTTCGATGGGAACTGAGGCTATTGATCAGTGAATCCCATGACTCCCAGTGACTCCCTCTTAGTTTAAAATATATTCACTTTtcagcagccaggtggtgcaatggatagagcaccaatcctgaagtcaggatgatctgggttcaaatcctgctcctgacatgtactagctatgtgaccctgggcaagtcacttaactcctattgcctctcccccccctccccccgcaaaaaaataaaacatattcacCCCTTACCTCCACAGCTTCCTGAGATTCAGCTTGAATATCATCTCTGACAAGAGGGCCACTCTCCAgaaattcctttctattttcctttataattttcgTATTTAATTAGAATTATAGAttaagagcaggaagggaccttagacatcatctagttaGACCACCTCcccttacaaatgaagaaactgggacccCAGACTGATTGCATGACTTAGTGTGTCTATATGTGAGACACTGTGTCAGGTACTCAAGATacagacaaaaattaaatggtCCCTGACTTTGAAGTGCTTGTGCCCTAATGGAGAGTAAGCAGTACCTAGATAAGGTGGCTGGTGGGGTAGACTGGAGAAAGTGCAGCATTGGGagtgtttgaatcccagctctgtatAATTTTGTCCAAGGCCACTTGGCCTAATCAAGGCTTCCTGAATTGACCCTCTGACAAATTGccctttggggcttttctccttcTCACCCCTTATGACCCTTTAGTCCAAGAACTTCGAGGGGAAAATGATCGACTTGAGAAGATCCAAGCCTCTAATGAAGTTCTGAGAGCAGAAAATAGTAAGTCCAACCCTCTACTCTTTCCGTTGCCCAAGCCCAGTCCCTCCATTACTCAAGATTCAGCATCACATGGGACAGTATTTAAGATATAGGCAGCTGGCTCCTCCTTTGCTGGCTTTGTCACTGTACCCCATCTTGGCTActtcagaaagaggaaaggagagaaaagtccTTCTTTCCTAAGCCACCAAATGTTCTGCCTGTCTGAAACCCCAGGACCCCAGGGGGCTTCTGATCAGATGACAATAGGTAGACTCTGCCTCATGCTGACCAAGCTTTGGTCACTGTTCTGTTCTCAGGGCTCTTGAGAACCAGAAGGGCGGGCTTGACCTTGATAAGCTTGATGAGTCACTTACTCTCTTCATTCCTGATCCTCTTACTTCTCAAGAAAAACTCATGAAAGAAGTACCAGAGGTTTGGGTGGTCCACAATGGAAGTCTCTACTACTTTTCTTGTATGGACAAGTCCTGGGAAGATGCTGAGCAATACTGTGTGTCACTTGGCTCCCACCTGGTCTCAGTGACTTCAGTGGAAGAGCAGGTCAGTGCTACCCTTGGGGACCTTAGAGGTGGGAGGCAGAAATGTCAGTAAGTTGGGCGTCCATGGGTATATCACTGCCTCTCTCTCCTTGTGGCCTTAGAtttcaagagacagagacagaggctcCCATTCATTTGAAAGAAATACCAGTTTTATTGAACACACAGAGAGGCAAAGCAGGATTAGAGAGGTGATACGGTACCACTGTCCTTTGCCCTGATCAGACCACATGTGGAGTATTGGGTTTGGTTCTGAATTTAGGAATCTCAATTTAGGAAGGGCATTAACAAACCGGAGAGTATCTGGATTGATTCCATGCAGAATCAAGTGAAGGAAGTCAGAATGTTTGACCTAACGGAGAGAAGACTTAGAGGGACATGATAACTGATGACAAAGGCTTTGATTTGTTCctcatggtgttttcttggcaaagatactggagtgatttgtcattttcttttccatgtgttcccattttacatatgaggaactgaggcaaatagggattaagtgacttgccagggtcacatagctagcatctgaggccagattcaaactcagatcttcttgacttcaggcttgtttctctatccactgaaccacccaatTGCTCCCTTTATCCAAATTGCTCAAATGCATATGTtgttttttcatgtttatcttgactcttgtgtttgtatttcaaagtttctactcagttTGGGGCTTTTTGTCAGAAATGCttagaagtattttatttcacTAAAAAATCATTCTCCATTCTTCTCTCTTCAGAGGCAGTTGGAGCAAATATACTAAGAAATCCCCAAGGATGTTAGAAAGTCATAACCATTACCCACGAGCAAAAGTCATTAAATCTCCTTGATTCCCAGTTTCCATAGCTATAAAATGAGTTCATTAGTATTATCCCTGAAGGACAATATTCTAGTGTTCTGGGTAAagtattcttggttgtaaacctatatttcttgccttttgcAATGCCATATTCcaagttcttatttattttaaggtGGTAGATGTCAAAGCGTGTGTGTTACAGACTGGTTTCTCATTGTTTGAACTTTTTCTTTCTAGATGTTCGCAATGCTTTTCCCCCACTTTGAACtggaagctctagattttggTTATTATGTTCCTGTGAGTTTTaattttggtatttctttcaggaattgtattctttctattttcactttgcctcCTGATTCTAATAAGCCTGGGTAGTTTTGATGGctggtttcttgaaatatggtatccaggctcttttttgatTTGGAATTTTAGGTAATAGCAATTGATTGTTTTTTTCCACCTAGAATTGTTGCCCAAGTCAGTTTTTTATATGAGATGTTTtacgttttcttctattttttcttcttttgtccttGTCTTTAACATTTCTTGTTGTCACATGAAGTCATTAACTTTTGtttggttcattctaattttcaaagagATTGTTACTTGGGTAAGGTTTTGCACTTCTTAACTTAGCTATTAATTCTGCACCCGTCTTTCCTTTAgagttctcatttattttctctttctttctttctttctttctttctttccttctttctttctttctttctttctttctttctttctttctttctttctttctttctttctttctttctttctttctttctttctttctttctttctttctttccttctttctttctttctttctttctttctttctttctttctttctttctttctttctttctttctttctttctttctttctttctttctttctttctttctttctttctttctttctttctttctttctttctttctttctttctttctttctttcttttttggtgaggcaattggggttgacttgcccagggtcacacagctagtaagcataaagtgtctgaggccagatttgaactcaggtcctcctgaatccagggccagtactttatccactacaccacctagctgccctattttctatttctttcctctaaAACTGTCATTTGATTTACACAAtcattttttaacttttccttcacTTCATCTAGTCATTCTAGTTGACCTTGTGACCAACCTGTGTTTTTTTCTTGAGGCTTTGTTTTTAGATATGGTGAAGTTATTctattcttctgagtttgtgacTTGGATGTGCCTGGCTCTATAACtgttatttatcatatatattcaTGCAAACATATACCATTCCATATATTAATGCATGTACATGTGACATATACCAAACATGTTATATATCACATGTGTCATATacagaatatatttattttatgccacataaatgtacgcatgtgtacatgtatattttgTGTGCGTagcacatgtacacatgtgtgcatgtgatGGAAAATGagtcatgtgtatatatacacatacacacaagactCATTCTTCCATTatacacaacacatacacacattactCATTCTTCCATTATATTACAGGAATAATATAATATAGGAATAATAtaggaaattatatatatttatatacacacattactcatttttcatatatatatatgtgtgtgtgtgtatagaagaatacacacacacacacacacgtacacacattgcttattcttccatttttatttcctggATTGGGACTTTGTATTAGGTTCAGACTTTGAGCACTTCTGGAGGGAATGTTGGAGCTTTCTTTGGTCCTGATCTGTATTCTCTGGGAGAAGGGATACTGCTGCTTTCTCCCAGTATTATATTCTATGTTCTTCAAGAATATCAGAGGTAGCTGCAAACTTTCATAATGTCCTAAATTCTGTAATCTAAGGACTGTTCTAACTGCTTGTCTCCTAGTTTGGGCTTTGCAGGCACCAGAATCCAGGTTAGGTCTGGGTGACCCAACTGTAGCCTTTATCATGGTGGGAGTTCCAGTATATAGATCATGGTTCTAGCCCAAATCAGCTAGATGGAAGGCTCAGTTGCTTGACAACAACAGACTGTAAAGCTCACCTCTTATCCATATTCCATGACCTGGTTAATCAGCTACAGACATGAGTCTTGGTCTGTAGATTGAATTACAGATCTTGCTCATGAGTAGATACGACACAGCTCCCAGGTCACCTTTGTTGTTGCTTCCTACCCTTCTATACAGCTTCAGGTCCTAAGCCTTGTttatctttgccctcaaggaacttgtaacttatattctattataggaaataaaatgtatgcacgcatgcatgtatgtactgttaaatgtaaatatatatatatatatatatatatatatatatatatatatatatatatatatatatatatatatatatatatatatatatatatatatatatgtaatgtgcACACACAATCAGCACTTTGTGGCAGGGAGGAGTGTGACCTTAAAGAATCTCTACCTCTGatagaccctggacaagtcatttaacctgtgagTGCCCTCAGGAAAACCTCTAAGCATACAAATTTCAGAGCAGGTGCCAATGCACATTTGTAGAAGGAGCTCCCACCTTGGGCACATCTATAAGCCTATTTTGCAAATTATGGTGTTGGAGAGGGTTAGAGAGCTGCCTAATATATTCAGAGATGAAGGGATTTGCTTCAAGGCCACAGGGCcaatatagatacacatacatacacatgcacatacacacatatatgtatacattcagGAATGTACactgaggttttcctgattctgagaccAGCTCCTTTATCTATTCCACAATAGTTGTAAGTACAAAATACTTATACAAGAAATACAAGATAACTTTTTGGTAACATTGGGGAAATATTAATCTCTAAGATACCAGGAAAAGCTTCGTGTGCAAGATAACATGTGAGCTGATCTTTGAAAGAAGTAGGGGATTAATGACAGTGAAAAGGAAGTCCACATCAGGCATGGGGAATAATTTGTACAAAGAtagatggagggcagctaggtgacatggtggatggcgcactggccctggattcaggaggacctgagttcaaatctggcctcagacacttaacacttactagctgtgtaaccctgggcaagtcacttaaccctcattgccctgcaaaaacaaaacaaaacaaaaaaagcagagagagagagattgagagagagagacagacagacagacagagagagacagagagagacagagagagagagattgagagagagagacagagacagagacagagacagagagagacagagagagagagagaaagagagagagagagagagagagagagagagagagagagagagagagagagagagagagagagagagagagagagagagatggaaatcCCATAGAGATGGAAGATGCAGAGTTGTGTGTGCAGAACAGGAGGAAGACCAACTTCCCAGAGTCACGTAGTGAAGGAATATATTGTAAGGCTGGGAAAGCAGATGCTTGTAAAGGTCTTTTAATGCCAAACAAATGAATTCGTATGGGATCTGAGGCAATCTAGACAACGATGAATGGTGATGATCAGACTTGGGCTTTGGGAATCTCTACACATACCAATGACAAACCTAACAAACATGCATATCAAAGAGCCCATTTATGCAAAAACCTAGATGCCTGCCTCCTTACAAGCACCCTCTTCTCACTCCATAGCAATTTATTCTCAAAAAAACTAATGGCAATGactattggattggattgaatatCCGAAGGAGCTCAGACTGGAGCTGGGTTGATGGGACTCCTTATGATGAGGCCAAGAGCAAAGAGTGAGTCcaacctgcccctccccctcttcctctgctcctcctttcccccaagtGTCTCATGGAGACATTGAGAGCTTTCCCCAGGGAAAACCAAGGTGGATAAAAAAAGGACATTTCTTATGCCTATCCCTTCCTTTGGTGAGTATGTACgctgtgtacatacatgcatgtgcacatattgTGGTGTGTGTtgtttgtgcatgtgtattatgacatgtgtatatatgcttgCATGTGCATGCACAGTATGTATCATGTTGTGTATGACAgggtgtctgtgtgtctgtgcatgTGGCATGTAATGTGTGTGCAATGTTGTATTGTATGTGTGTCtggtgtgtgcatgcatgtgatgtatcatttattcatatgtgtatgtgtgcgtatGTATGATGTGTGCATGTGCTTTGTGGAATGTGGCATGTGtggtgtgtacatgtgtgtaaaaGCACATGTGTGTGATGTACATGTGGTATGTGCGTGTGTTATGTGTAGCCCCAGGATGCCCAGAGACGAGGGGAAGGCACAGTTCCCAGTTTGAGTGGGATACTTCTGGCAGAAGTTTGGGCAGAACGTAGGGCTGTCTGGGCTTTCTCTGGAAGGTTTGGAGGTAGAATGTTCCCAGAgcagaggttttttgtttgtttgtttgtttgtttttggtgaggcaattggggttaagtgacttgcccagggtcacacagctagtaagtgttaagtgtctgaggtcggatttgaactcaggtactcctgaatccagggccagtgctctatccacttcgccatctagctgcccccagagcagaggtttttaaaaaatattttggcctctatttcaatatatttggtttcctttgtaattctatggattttattttgtgcacttaCAAATATGATTCTGAGGAATCCATGGGCTCTGGCAGTGACGTCTTCACTTCAGTCATTGATAAGCCAAATTGGAGCAAAATCTAGGCCAGACTTCTCTGCACCTTCTAGACTCCAGGGCCAAGTACAAACACAAGGGAGGGAGGCTCCTATTAATCTTTGGTGTGCACCTGGAAATAGAAAGGtaaattcctctctctctctctctctctctctctctctctctctctctctctctctctctctctctctctctctttctctctctctccagctttTGGGCATCTGGTGAGCCAAACAAcagtgaaaaaaatgaacagtgTGTCCACTTTTCAAGGAACAGACTCAAAACATGGAATGACAATAAATGTTCCACAAGTTTCGggttcatctgtaaatgggattGCAAATCATCTGGGTTGTGTCCTTGAATATGAAAGCAATCTCTGAGCTCTGCTGACACCAACATCTGAAGAACGGACACGGATGACAAACATTCTTCTATGTATCACCCACACCTACTCTATGGACTTCATTTTTTACTTCTTACTTAAAGCTGAGAATTCTGGGCCCAATCAGCTGGGCCAAGTGATGCCCCCAACCCATCAAACAGCTGCACAGCCTCCTTTTCATGCTGGGATGATGGCCCAGCCATGCCATCTACAATCATACCTCCATGGAACCTCcccccatacatatatatgcacacacatgtatgtgtacacagaTATGTACAtagacacatgtgtatgtgtgtgtatcttcttGATCTCCCAGACTTCCCAGCTCTACCTCTTGAGCTGGGAAGGAAATTCAGGGAGAGGGTCAGACATGGGACTCATAAACTGTCTTTGTCCCCTGGGTCTCGATGACTAGTTGTGCAAATTACAAGGTCTCAGCTCAGGATGCCCCTGAAATACTTAGCCCTCAAGGTTAGAATGAGTCTCCTCTCCCTGTCAATCAAACATTGATTACATTTCTACCCTATGCTGGGCTCTGTGCTCATTCATCACCGGGGATGCAAAGACTGAAGGGAAATAGACCTGCTTCATCCTAAAAGGAGGTGCAGCAAAAACAGGTTAAAATACATACCGCATAATTAGGCAATGAAGTGATACACTCATATACTGAGTCGCTAAATACAAGCTGttttttgaggaaggtaaagggGATCAGGATGATTCTGTATAAAgatgaacccatgggagctgatgaaatctcTGAGGATTTAAGAAGCTAGGAGAGACAACACTGGGCTGGAAGACTGGAGAGAACAGTGTCTGGTCCCACCAGAGATAGTGTGGTAAGCTAGACACAGCCCcaggctttacatgagaaaaCAGGTTCAAGTCAGCTTTACCAATTGACccaatggtttcatttttggAGTCACTTGGCTTATCCACCATATTTTAACAGCTCTTCTAGGAACCCTACCCAGTGACATCCTTAGATAACAGATTTCATTAGAGCAGCTGTCAAAGTATTTGGGAATCTGGACAGAGCCTGATTTGATAGTCCCTGCTTTTACAGGAGGCAATATTACATGGTAGTTAACATGCTAGAAATCTGGGCTGGAGTCCCTCCCCAGAAACTtgctaactgtgggaccctgagcacatccagcctcagcctcagtctgcatatctgtaaaatggagataatcacacCTGCCACCTGTATAgctctttatatcttttttttttatcactccTGATTCCAATGGACAATTCTTGGTTCTCTCTAGAGGAATTAAGCAGTTTGAAAAGGATGGCCACAGGCTCCTttattcccctcttccttttgacTGTTCACAGCATGGAATTCATCTGCAGCTTCCTCATCTGATAGAAGGGAAATGAACacagaggagaaaggggggggggtcccTAGGACCTCTGCAGTGGAAGCAACTTCATTGGCCTCTAGTCTATCCTGGTCCAGAATAGAGTTTCATGGCATCTCTCTGTAGGGTAGGGGCTGTGTTCTTGGAAACTGCACATGCATAGGTATGGCAACCTTACAAGGGACAATGGGGAAGCTCAGTGAACGTATAAAAGAACCATCTGTGATGACCCAGGTTCACCaaactttgtgatcccatggttCTGAATCTTTATGTTCTTATCCTAGGATCCATCCAGAGACCAGCTCAGCACACAGGTTATTCCTTAATGTATAATTTCTGGTAATATTAAGGGGACATCTGCTTTTGTAGTCACTGATTTGTGTAGCATTTACAAATGAGAGCAGTGAGCCCTTCTTGGCAAAACTTCAGCACTTTTGCTGTCAACACCAAAGGgctcattttttttaactcataagaaaagtgaaataaaaaataatgtagcAGGTGAAATGGTCTGATGAGGGAAGGTGGCACAAGTATGACCATAGGAACAAGGAAGGGTTCAGAATAGCCACTGATGGGACCATGAGAGAGATCATATTATCATAGAGTTAGTGCTAGAAGACACCTCAGGGGCCATCCCATTCGAAGCCCTCATTTAAGGGATAGAATATCAGTGTAACTAAGTGGCAGGCCCAAAGTCAAACATGTATGACAAAACTGCAGCTAACCATTGGAGACAACTGCTCAGTGAAAGTCTGCATGAAATTAGAGAAATTAGTTTTTGAGTAAACCCTGGAATCAAAGGGAAACTTTAAACCAGTAAAGACAAGGGGAGTGACTAAAACAGCCTCTGGTGAGAGGTATGGTTTACTCAAATCAAATAACTTTCCCTGATGTGGTCAAAGAGTCAGCCAGTTGACTGCCAAACTCAGCACATCCCTTGTGAAGTTAACATGACATGTACTATTATCCCTAGCTTTTATTTTTaccatatggggaaactgaggcctagagctGGGAAGTGATAACAccgaatcatagaatttgaaagtAAGAAAGGACCTAAATGGGCATCCAACCCAACCCATACATTAGAGGAATCCTATCTATCccatgcccaagatcacacagctgggatGTCCTAAAACTAGGATTTCAACCCGTGTCTGTTCATTTTAAGCAGAGGCATTCTCTCTACATTGTCTatgcctgggagtcaggagacttaaGAGCTGGTCTCAGCTGTGCTCACAACTCTCCATGTGGTTTTGGCCaagttatttcttctttctgggaaTTAGttccttcctctatttttttttatttcaattttcttttgagttttaaaaatgaGCCTTTTACGGTTACTAAGCATGGTGTTGAAGATTTGCGTAGAAAGAGCTGACTTATCTccagtttttaaaatgagagtCAGACTAGGTGATCTTGAAGTTCACTTTCAGCACCAAGATTGCAAACCTATCCCTCTATTACACGGACACATGTAATGGTCCGATGAGGGAAGGGAAGTCTGAGCCAAAGGATCCCTGGTCAGCATGGATCACAGAGCCACAGAATCTGAAAGCTTGAAGAAATCTCAGCCTCCATCTGTTCTAG is drawn from Dromiciops gliroides isolate mDroGli1 chromosome 2, mDroGli1.pri, whole genome shotgun sequence and contains these coding sequences:
- the LOC122740364 gene encoding C-type lectin domain family 4 member K-like, encoding MDQWKISENVTQKNKPHPTEKAYRIIKVIHTTLALLALTLAIALIVMTLLLQELRGENDRLEKIQASNEVLRAENKKLMKEVPEVWVVHNGSLYYFSCMDKSWEDAEQYCVSLGSHLVSVTSVEEQQFILKKTNGNDYWIGLNIRRSSDWSWVDGTPYDEAKSKDFWASGEPNNSEKNEQCVHFSRNRLKTWNDNKCSTSFGFICKWDCKSSGLCP